One window from the genome of Kluyveromyces marxianus DMKU3-1042 DNA, complete genome, chromosome 3 encodes:
- a CDS encoding fungal specific transcription factor domain-containing protein — translation MDNRRIVGRISNSRSRNSKKAPLTLKWGGRPYKNKNKVINIPENTKLVNGILVAKDEGKTVSASNLNIKNLIVVNEGTQFLCSKKRRSKQTGTKPQCNEENSASENSLELFNGYSPMNDLWFSPLQVFGSPGLTELFSFYVQETSQIFIVSNSANTVNPFKTTLPQMAIANKIVMKLLAVLGGQHRKKFGYQTDRIEEDKVMKQLYDESLLELERRVVDPQEKFSFVTLACILILASIDIFFDQKQGLWRTHLYGAKDILLEKLKRNSEWTDVVSQRQKISYSVGEDRESFLTRWFMYLNVISLLSSPKATRQAEIFQQMDLDFCPSADRNNNLLAREDLKDIQPTSGMEPRILAYLSRISQMVFEKDKITSANGMEELMTQAIELDYEISNYLVTSERERDEVLKSVQPTTKNLRIYQFLRCTNLLFGLTALLLLRRRILNLSQRTTLVKELLTRISALLRDKVPLNSPAESCLLLCIFSCGCELIDSSLVSLRDVYIRHLDSLMKGGISGAKIAKTVMEECWETGLPWWEVLKTRKQHISFAI, via the coding sequence ATGGATAACAGAAGAATAGTAGGACGAATTTCCAATTCGAGATCTaggaattcaaaaaaagcACCTTTGACACTGAAATGGGGTGGACGTCCTTataagaataagaataagGTGATTAACATACCAGAAAATACAAAGCTAGTTAATGGGATACTAGTTGCCAAAGATGAAGGTAAGACAGTAAGTGCTAGTAACttgaatatcaaaaatCTTATTGTTGTCAATGAAGGAACTCAATTCCTATGTTCCAAAAAAAGGCGCTCGAAACAAACAGGTACCAAACCTCAGtgtaatgaagaaaattcAGCTTCAGAAAATTCTCTTGAGTTATTCAATGGATACTCTCCAATGAATGATCTTTGGTTTTCTCCATTGCAGGTTTTTGGAAGTCCTGGTCTCACTgaacttttttctttctacGTGCAAGAGACATCACAAATATTTATTGTATCCAATAGTGCTAATACTGTGAACCCATTCAAAACCACTCTCCCTCAAATGGCGATAGCGAATAAAATCGTCATGAAATTACTAGCTGTCTTGGGCGGTCAACATAGAAAGAAGTTCGGGTACCAGACGGACagaatagaagaagacaaagtGATGAAGCAACTATACGATGAAAGTTTATTAGAGTTGGAGAGAAGGGTCGTAGATCCGCAAGAGAAATTCAGCTTTGTTACTCTAGCATGTATATTGATTCTAGCCTCCATAGacattttctttgatcaaaaGCAGGGACTTTGGAGGACTCACCTTTATGGAGCAAAAGACATACTTTTagagaagttgaaaaggaaCAGCGAGTGGACTGACGTGGTAAgtcaaagacaaaaaatATCTTACAGTGTAGGGGAGGATAGAGAGAGCTTCTTAACTAGGTGGTTTATGTACCTCAATGTGATCAGTTTACTGTCGTCTCCGAAAGCCACAAGGCAGGCAGAGATCTTCCAGCAAATGGACTTAGATTTTTGTCCTTCTGCTGACAGAAATAACAATTTGCTAGCCAGAGAGGACTTAAAAGATATCCAACCCACTAGTGGGATGGAACCACGTATTTTGGCATATCTATCCAGAATTTCACAAATGGTTTTCGAGAAAGACAAAATTACTTCTGCTAACGGCATGGAAGAGCTAATGACACAGGCCATTGAGTTGGATTACGAAATCTCTAACTATCTTGTCACCAGTGAGAGGGAAAGAGATGAAGTGCTTAAAAGTGTCCAACCAACAACCAAGAATTTGCGTATCTATCAATTCTTGAGATGTACAAATCTATTATTCGGCCTCACTGCGCTTCTACTGCTGCGACGCAGAATACTGAATTTATCTCAACGTACGACCCTTGTAAAAGAACTACTAACCAGAATCAGTGCACTTCTACGTGATAAGGTTCCCTTAAACTCTCCTGCAGAGTCTTGCCTTTTGCTCTGCATTTTTTCGTGTGGATGTGAGCTTATAGATAGCTCTTTGGTCTCACTGAGAGATGTTTATATAAGGCATCTCGACAGTCTAATGAAAGGCGGGATTTCAGGCGCAAAGATAGCGAAAACTGTAATGGAAGAATGCTGGGAAACAGGATTGCCTTGGTGGGAGGTTTTAAAGACTAGGAAGCAACATATCAGCTTTGCAATTTAG
- the PUT4 gene encoding putative proline-specific permease put4 — MLVTSDNSERTSVTPYNSGHPKEKGFLNVQHVHEDSDQDYYTDIEKADSPQKVVRGLQSRHIQLIALGSAIGTGLFIGSGGALSTCGPAPLFMAYIIISFFVWTIMNQLTEMVCLIPLPGEASIYSLTKTYMNSSISFMSGWNLFYAMAMIVPTEITACALLIKYWTDANSAIFITIFIVVSICLTMLPVRAFGESEFYVCTIKIVTIIGLIIIGIVIFFGGGPNQHHVLGFHYWKTPGAFQEHLASGSTGKFLAVWTAIIKSGFSFVLVPETVTSCSAECVMPRRNMPRACQRFVYRLAVFYVLGTLIIGVIVGSDNDRLINAIQSGKSDAAASPFVIGIQEVGIKVLPHIINACILTSAYSCGCALLYGSSRTIYAMALKGDAPKIFGKVNRFGTPYYSVGAASLFTFLAYLNCSKSSSKVFNWLSNIATISGFVSWIFVAATYLRFRRVMDILNLNDRVPFRVPYQRAFAWATGIFFFILSLTNGYSVFISGNWNVSDFFAAYVTIGFMMVLFIIGTAYHREWRFRDPYEIETEILPKIAISDEEERNEVVPVPKNLWEKIVAFII, encoded by the coding sequence ATGTTAGTGACATCTGATAACTCAGAGCGCACTTCAGTGACGCCATACAATTCAGGGCAcccaaaagaaaaagggtTTTTAAATGTCCAGCATGTCCATGAAGATTCTGACCAAGATTATTATACTGACATCGAGAAGGCTGACAGTCCGCAGAAAGTTGTACGTGGGCTTCAGTCAAGACATATTCAATTAATAGCTTTGGGTAGTGCCATCGGTACAGGTTTATTTATTGGTTCAGGAGGGGCTTTAAGTACTTGTGGACCAGCTCCGTTATTTATGGCTTACATCATCATATCGTTTTTCGTTTGGACTATTATGAACCAGCTTACCGAGATGGTTTGTTTGATTCCACTTCCTGGTGAAGCTTCAATTTACTCGCTTACAAAGACATACATGAACTCTTCGATTTCTTTTATGAGCGGTTGGAATTTGTTTTACGCAATGGCAATGATTGTGCCTACTGAGATTACGGCTTGTGCATTGTTGATTAAATATTGGACTGATGCTAACTCTGCAATTTTCATTACGATCTTCATTGTTGTGTCAATCTGCTTAACCATGCTACCTGTTAGGGCGTTTGGTGAAAGTGAATTTTACGTCTGTACAATTAAGATTGTGACAATTATCGGTCTAAttattattggtattgtCATATTTTTTGGTGGTGGACCTAACCAACACCATGTCTTAGGATTCCATTATTGGAAAACCCCAGGAGCTTTCCAAGAACACTTGGCGAGTGGAAGCACAGGAAAATTTTTGGCTGTCTGGACAGCCATTATTAAGAGTGGGTTCTCTTTCGTTCTAGTCCCTGAAACTGTCACTTCGTGTTCGGCGGAATGTGTCAtgccaagaagaaacatGCCAAGAGCGTGTCAAAGATTTGTCTACCGTTTAGCAGTCTTTTATGTTTTAGGTACATTAATCATCGGTGTTATTGTCGGTTCTGACAACGACAGGTTGATTAATGCTATTCAGAGTGGGAAATCTGATGCAGCAGCGTCACCATTTGTTATTGGGATTCAAGAAGTTGGGATTAAGGTTTTACCACACATCATAAATGCTTGCATTCTAACAAGTGCTTATTCTTGTGGCTGTGCTTTATTATACGGCTCATCAAGAACCATTTATGCTATGGCTTTGAAAGGAGATGCTCCAAAGATTTTCGGTAAGGTAAATAGATTTGGTACTCCATATTACAGTGTTGGTGCTGCTAGTTTATTCACATTCCTTGCTTACCTCAACTGCTCAAAGTCATCATCTAAAGTTTTCAATTGGCTCTCGAATATTGCAACAATTTCTGGTTTTGTGAGTTGGATCTTTGTTGCTGCCACTTACTTACGTTTCAGGAGAGTCATGGACATTTTAAATTTGAACGACAGGGTTCCCTTCAGGGTTCCATACCAGAGAGCATTTGCATGGGCTACTGgtatattcttcttcattttgaGTTTAACTAATGGTTACTCTGTATTTATTAGTGGAAACTGGAATGTGAGTGACTTCTTTGCTGCGTATGTCACCATTGGGTTTATGATggttcttttcatcatcgGTACTGCGTATCATCGTGAATGGAGATTCAGAGATCCATATGAAATTGAAACGGAAATCCTTCCCAAGATCGCAATATCCGACGAAGAGGAGAGAAACGAAGTTGTTCCAGTACCTAAAAATTTGTGGGAAAAAATAGTGGCCTTTATCATTTAA
- the bioA gene encoding uncharacterized protein, protein MTVTLETPNTSYLFQATVDKTGSQVVGGKGVRVDIERDGVVHKNILDAITGAAVGALGWGDEEVYDIINKAARESTYSYPCLISNKSAEELSKFYIEHSPKGVFESALWTTSGSESNENALRIIRQYYLERGLPKKLKLISREDSYHGFTLGAMAISNNPRITAYKDYFMDQKNICLTMPSAYTYRNKLKGETEEDYSKRLLKTIEEQIITEDPDTIAAIIVETLPGSSLGTTPPPKGYLKGIRDLCNKYDIIFYLDEVMCGTGRSNPNGKLNCWENFLAPEDGPDIQTVGKTLGSGYVTIAGILIGPKIKEAYVKGSGTIVGGHTYSSHAFNCAVALGIQQKIAKENLTANVFKMGNLMGEKLKQALLSEDNIAGDVRGIGGFWSVELVSNRDTKEAFDPSLGIANRIKEQCFQNGLNVMAMGTTPTKSCSDRILLAPSFIITEADVDEIVEKLVKSVTELSKQLKEEGVF, encoded by the coding sequence ATGACAGTTACATTAGAAACTCCAAACACTTCATACCTTTTCCAAGCAACAGTTGATAAGACAGGTTCTCAAGTTGTTGGTGGTAAAGGTGTACGTGTCGACATCGAAAGAGATGGTGTCGTGCACAAAAACATCTTAGATGCGATTACAGGTGCTGCTGTTGGTGCTTTGGGTTGGggtgatgaagaagtctACGACATTATTAACAAGGCGGCAAGAGAATCTACTTACTCTTACCCATGTTTGATCTCAAACAAGAGTGCTGAGGAATTATCAAAGTTCTACATTGAACACTCTCCAAAGGGTGTGTTCGAATCTGCTCTATGGACTACTTCCGGTTCAGAGAGTAACGAAAATGCCTTGAGAATCATCAGACAATACTACTTGGAAAGAGGCCTAccaaagaagttgaaattgatttcCAGAGAGGACTCTTACCACGGTTTCACTTTGGGTGCCATGGCCATCTCGAATAACCCAAGAATTACCGCTTACAAGGACTACTTCATGGAccaaaagaatatttgtTTGACAATGCCAAGCGCATACACATACCGTAACAAACTAAAGGGTGAGACTGAGGAAGACTATTCTAAGCGTCTTTTGAAGACCATTGAAGAGCAGATCATTACCGAAGATCCAGACACCATAGCTGCTATTATCGTGGAAACCTTGCCAGGTTCTTCCTTAGGTACTACTCCACCACCAAAGGGTTACTTGAAGGGTATTAGGGACTTGTGTAACAAGTATGACATCATCTTTTACTTGGATGAAGTTATGTGTGGTACTGGTAGAAGCAACCCTAACGGAAAGTTGAACTGCTGGGAAAATTTCTTGGCCCCTGAAGACGGCCCAGATATCCAAACTGTTGGTAAGACCTTGGGTTCTGGTTACGTTACTATCGCAGGTATCTTGATTGGCCCAAAGATCAAGGAAGCTTACGTGAAGGGTTCTGGCACCATTGTCGGTGGCCACACCTACTCTTCCCATGCTTTCAACTGTGCCGTGGCCTTGGGTatccaacaaaaaattgCTAAGGAAAACCTAACTGCCAATGTCTTCAAGATGGGTAACTTGATGGGTGAGAAATTGAAGCAAGCATTGCTATCTGAAGACAACATAGCAGGTGATGTTAGAGGTATTGGTGGTTTCTGGTCTGTAGAACTGGTTTCTAACAGAGACACAAAGGAAGCATTCGACCCATCCTTAGGCATTGCCAACAGAATTAAGGAACAATGCTTCCAAAATGGCTTGAACGTCATGGCAATGGGAACAACTCCAACTAAAAGCTGCAGTGACCGTATTCTCTTGGCTCCAtccttcatcatcaccgAAGCCGATGTAGACGAAATCGTTGAAAAACTTGTGAAGTCTGTTACTGAGCTTTCTAAgcaattgaaagaagaaggtgtcTTCTAA
- the YPR1 gene encoding putative reductase 1, protein MSSTAEPTLKLNTGASIPQIGLGTWQSPDQEAYNAVVTALKNGYRHIDTAAIYGNEEAVGRGIRDSGVPREEIFVTTKLWGTQQRNPEAALDDSLKRLGLDYVDLYLIHWPVALKTDSIKDGNVFTFPRTADGKIDVDIEDWDFTKTWEKMQHLPKTGKTKAIGVSNFSIKNIEALFKANPNTIVPAANQVETHPQLDQQELLDYCKSKGILLEAYSPLGSSNSLLLTDPTIKKIAEKHNVEPANILINWGLSRGYVVLPKSVNPERVKNNKKIIDLPAEDIETINSLATKIGSKRYVSPDFTPFKIFE, encoded by the coding sequence ATGTCATCAACCGCAGAACCAACATTGAAGCTAAACACTGGTGCATCCATTCCTCAAATTGGATTGGGTACATGGCAATCACCTGACCAAGAGGCTTACAACGCCGTTGTCACTGCCTTGAAAAACGGGTACAGACACATCGACACTGCTGCTATCTACGGCAACGAAGAGGCTGTTGGTAGAGGTATCAGAGACTCTGGTGTTCCTAGGGAAGAAATCTTTGTTACCACTAAGTTGTGGGGTACTCAACAAAGGAACCCTGAAGCTGCTTTGGACGACTCCTTGAAGAGACTTGGATTGGATTATGTGGACTTGTACTTGATTCACTGGCCAGTGGCTTTGAAAACTGATTCCATTAAGGACGGTAATGTGTTCACTTTCCCAAGAACTGCAGATGGTAAGATTGATGTCGACATTGAAGACTGGGACTTCACTAAGACATGGGAAAAGATGCAACACTTACCAAAGACCGGTAAGACAAAGGCTATTGGTGTTTCGAATTTCTCAATCAAGAACATCGAAGCCCTTTTCAAGGCAAATCCAAACACTATAGTCCCTGCTGCTAACCAAGTGGAAACCCACCCTCAATTGGACCAACAAGAGTTGCTTGATTACTGCAAGTCCAAGGGTATCTTGCTAGAAGCCTACTCCCCATTGGGTTCTTCTAACTCTCTACTTCTCACCGACCCAACTATCAAGAAAATCGCTGAAAAGCATAACGTCGAACCAGCAAACATTCTCATCAACTGGGGTCTATCTCGTGGTTACGTCGTCTTGCCAAAGTCCGTGAATCCCGAAAGAGTtaagaacaacaagaagattatCGACTTGCCTGCAGAAGATATCGAGACGATTAACAGTTTAGCTACTAAAATCGGCTCAAAGAGATACGTTAGCCCTGATTTTACTCCTTTCAAAATCTTCGAGTAA
- the ARI1 gene encoding SDR family oxidoreductase, translated as MTYVVVTGASGYLAQHVIKQLLERNYKVIGTVRNQQKAEDIAKLFQNDNLTLELVPDLLQADVFDDLFLKYTGQIKHVIHTASPCRFDTTEYENEMLLPAINGTKRVLESIKKYASETVETVVYTSSVSALANPAGILDSNLTLTEESWNPDSFEDGKKDVFSAYYVSKTFAERTAWDFWKENKDQVKFQLTTICPSYIFGPQAFEENAKGTLNFSTEIVNKILHSKPGDELDKNFAGAFVDVRDVARAHVLALEKPELKSKRLVLLNDVYALQDVADYINKHFPELRGKIATGVPGEGKEIVKHIAHYDNSKTKKLLGFEFISFGQAITDTVAQILKANN; from the coding sequence ATGACGTACGTTGTGGTTACTGGTGCATCTGGGTATCTTGCACAGCACGTGATCAAGCAACTTTTAGAAAGGAACTATAAAGTCATTGGGACGGTGAGGAATCAGCAGAAAGCTGAGGACATCGCCAAGCTATTCCAAAATGATAACCTTACTTTGGAATTGGTCCCAGATTTGTTGCAGGCAGATGTTTTTGACgatttgtttttgaagtaCACCGGGCAGATCAAACACGTCATTCACACAGCGTCACCATGTCGTTTCGACACCACCGAGTATGAGAATGAGATGCTACTTCCAGCCATTAATGGTACTAAACGTGTTTTAGAGTCAATTAAGAAGTATGCATCGGAAACTGTAGAAACAGTAGTGTATACCTCTTCTGTTTCGGCATTGGCTAATCCAGCAGGTATTCTTGACTCTAATTTGACGTTGACGGAAGAGTCTTGGAACCCAGACAGCTTTGAAGATGGTAAGAAGGACGTTTTCTCAGCTTACTATGTTTCAAAGACTTTTGCTGAAAGAACAGCGTGGGACTTTTGGAAGGAAAACAAGGATCAAGTAAAATTCCAGTTGACTACAATATGTCCAAGCTATATCTTTGGGCCACAAGCTTTCGAGGAAAATGCTAAAGGCACTTTAAACTTCTCAACCGAGATTGTAAATAAGATATTGCACTCTAAGCCAGGTGATGAGTTGGACAAGAACTTCGCAGGTGCATTTGTTGATGTAAGAGATGTTGCAAGGGCACATGTGTTAGCGTTAGAGAAGCCTGAACTTAAATCGAAGAGATTGGTATTGTTGAATGATGTTTATGCTCTACAAGATGTGGCAGACTACATCAATAAACACTTCCCCGAACTCAGAGGTAAAATTGCAACTGGTGTCCCAGGAGAAGGCAAAGAAATTGTGAAGCATATAGCTCACTATGATAATTCAAAGACCAAAAAACTCTTAGGGTTCGAATTTATTTCCTTCGGACAAGCTATAACCGATACTGTTGCCCAAATACTAAAGGCTAACAACTAA